A genome region from Brassica oleracea var. oleracea cultivar TO1000 chromosome C2, BOL, whole genome shotgun sequence includes the following:
- the LOC106320874 gene encoding probable leucine-rich repeat receptor-like protein kinase At5g63930: MMRKLTVFAMCILLPLTLWISETRGLNLEGQYLLDIKSKFVDDSQNLKNWNSNDSVPCGWTGVRCSNYNNQEVMSLNLSSMALSGNLSPSIGRLVHLKDLDLSYNGLSGNIPKEFGNCLSLVNLRLNNNMFGGEVPVEIGKLLSLEKLIIYNNRFTGSLPMEIGNLLSLTQLVTYSNNISGSLPRSIGKLKKLTSFRAGQNMISGSLPPEIGGCESLVMLGLAQNQLSGEIPKEIGMLKKLSQVILWENQLSGLIPNEITNCTSLQTLALYKNQLVGPIPKGLGNLASLEYLYLYRNMLNGTIPREIGNLSSAVEIDFSENGLTGEIPLEFGNIQGLELLYLFENQLVGTIPVELTSLKNLTKLDLSINALTGPIPLGFQYLRKLFMLQLFQNSLSGIIPPKLGVYSNLWVLDLSDNHLRGRIPSYLCLHSNMIILNLGANNLSGNIPTSITTCKTLVQLRLAGNSLVGRFPSNLCKLVNLTAIELGQNKFRGSIPREVGNCRALQRLQLADNAFTGELPREIGTLRELGTLNLSSNKLTGEIPSEIFKCKMLQRLDMCCNNFSGTLPSDVGSLYQLELLKLSNNKLSGTIPLALGNLSRLTELQMGGNLLYGSIPREFGSLTGLQIALNLSFNKLTGEIPSQLSNVVMLELLLLNNNDLSGEIPSSFANLSSLFGYNFSYNNLTGPIPLLRNMSISSFIGNKGLCGPPLDQCIQTQPSSPSQSTAKRRGIRTSKIIAITAAAIGGVSLALIVLIVYLIRRPMTTTVATSIQEDGKSSETSLDIYFPPKEGFTFQDLVAATDNFDESFVVGRGACGTVYKAVLPAGYTLAVKKLASNHEGGCVDNSFRAEILTLGNIRHRNIVKLHGFCNHQGSNLLLYEYMPRGSLGEILHDPSGNLDWSKRFKIALGAAQGLAYLHHDCKPRIFHRDIKSNNILLDDNFEAHVGDFGLAKVIDMPHSKSMSAIAGSYGYIAPEYAYTMKVTEKSDIYSYGVVLLELLTGKAPVQPIDQGGDVVSWVRSYIRRDALSSGVLDARLKLEDERIVSHMLNVLKIALLCTSVSPVARPSMRQVVLMLIESDRQEGDEHTDTD, from the exons ATGATGAGGAAGCTTACTGTTTTTGCCATGTGTATTCTCCTTCCTCTAACCCTTTGGATCTCTGAGACAAGAGGGTTGAATTTAGAAGGTCAATATCTTCTTGACATCAAGAGCAAGTTTGTGGATGATTCGCAGAATTTGAAAAACTGGAATTCAAATGATTCTGTGCCTTGTGGATGGACCGGTGTGAGGTGCAGCAACTACAACAATCAAGAGGTTATGTCACTGAATCTTTCCTCCATGGCTCTCTCCGGTAATCTATCACCAAGCATAGGCAGATTGGTTCATCTGAAGGATCTGGATCTATCATATAATGGGTTATCAGGGAATATTCCTAAAGAATTTGGGAACTGTTTAAGCTTGGTGAATCTTAGATTAAACAATAACATGTTTGGAGGGGAGGTACCAGTGGAAATAGGAAAGCTTTTGTCTTTGGAGAAGCTGATCATATACAACAACAGATTCACAGGGTCTCTCCCTATGGAGATTGGGAACCTCTTGTCTCTCACTCAACTTGTGACTTACAGCAACAACATCAGTGGATCATTGCCTCGTTCCATCGGCAAGCTGAAGAAACTAACAAGCTTCCGAGCTGGTCAGAACATGATTTCTGGAAGTTTGCCTCCAGAGATCGGTGGATGTGAGAGCTTGGTCATGCTTGGTCTTGCACAGAACCAGCTGAGTGGTGAAATACCGAAAGAGATTGGTATGCTCAAGAAACTCTCACAGGTGATTCTTTGGGAAAACCAGTTGTCAGGGTTGATCCCAAATGAAATTACAAACTGCACAAGTTTGCAAACTCTTGCTCTCTACAAGAACCAGCTTGTCGGTCCTATTCCTAAAGGACTCGGGAATCTTGCGTCTTTGGAGTATTTATACCTTTACAGAAACATGTTGAATGGAACGATACCGAGAGAGATTGGGAATCTCTCAAGTGCAGTTGAGATAGATTTCTCAGAGAACGGTTTGACAGGAGAGATACCGTTGGAGTTTGGGAACATACAAGGGCTTGAGCTTCTTTATCTTTTTGAGAACCAGCTCGTAGGTACAATCCCTGTGGAGCTTACTAGTTTGAAGAATCTAACAAAGCTTGATCTCTCCATCAATGCATTGACTGGTCCTATTCCTTTGGGGTTTCAGTATTTAAGAAAGCTGTTCATGCTGCAGCTGTTTCAGAACTCTCTCAGTGGGATCATACCGCCAAAACTCGGCGTCTACAGCAATCTCTGGGTTCTTGATCTGTCTGATAATCATCTCAGAGGAAGAATCCCAAGCTACCTATGCCTTCATTCCAATATGATAATCTTGAACTTGGGAGCAAACAACCTCTCTGGCAACATCCCCACTAGCATCACCACTTGCAAAACTCTGGTTCAACTCCGTCTAGCTGGTAACAGCCTCGTGGGCCGGTTCCCATCGAACTTGTGTAAACTGGTTAATCTCACAGCCATTGAGTTGGGACAAAACAAATTCCGTGGTTCAATCCCCCGAGAAGTCGGAAACTGCAGAGCCTTGCAAAGGCTGCAGCTAGCAGACAATGCCTTTACTGGGGAGCTCCCTAGAGAGATTGGCACACTTAGAGAGCTTGGGACCTTGAATCTCTCATCTAATAAGCTTACTGGAGAGATCCCTTCTGAAATCTTTAAATGCAAGATGCTTCAGCGACTTGACATGTGCTGCAACAATTTCTCTGGAACATTGCCAAGCGACGTAGGCTCTCTTTATCAGCTTGAGCTTCTGAAGCTCTCTAATAACAAACTTTCGGGTACTATACCTTTGGCTCTAGGGAATTTGTCTCGTTTAACCGAGCTGCAAATGGGCGGGAATCTGCTCTATGGTAGCATTCCAAGAGAGTTTGGAAGTCTGACAGGTTTGCAGATAGCACTGAACCTCAGTTTCAACAAGCTTACCGGAGAGATACCTTCCCAGCTCAGTAATGTTGTTATGCTTGAGTTACTCCTCCTCAACAACAACGATTTGTCTGGTGAAATACCAAGCTCTTTTGCTAATCTCTCCAGCTTGTTTGGTTACAATTTCTCATACAACAACTTGACTGGCCCTATCCCGCTTCTCCGTAACATGTCCATTTCTAGCTTCATTGGCAATAAAGGTCTTTGTGGACCGCCGCTCGACCAATGTATCCAAACACAGCCTTCTTCTCCTTCTCAGTCAACCGCCAAGCGGAGAGGGATCCGTACCAGCAAAATCATAGCCATCACTGCAGCTGCAATTGGTGGTGTCTCTCTTGCACTTATCGTTCTCATCGTCTACCTCATCAGACGCCCGATGACGACGACTGTGGCTACTTCTATTCAAGAAGACGGGAAATCGTCTGAAACCTCTCTGGACATTTACTTCCCACCAAAGGAAGGATTCACTTTTCAAGATTTAGTTGCAGCCACGGATAATTTTGATGAGAGCTTCGTAGTTGGAAGAGGAGCTTGTGGAACTGTCTACAAGGCGGTTCTTCCCGCAGGTTACACCCTTGCTGTCAAGAAGCTAGCATCGAACCACGAAGGCGGCTGTGTCGATAATAGCTTTAGAGCAGAGATTTTAACTCTTGGGAATATCAGGCACCGTAACATTGTCAAGCTACATGGATTCTGCAATCACCAAGGATCAAATCTGCTTCTGTATGAGTACATGCCCAGAGGAAGCCTTGGAGAAATACTACACGATCCTTCAGGAAATTTGGATTGGTCTAAAAGATTTAAAATCGCTCTTGGTGCAGCTCAGGGTCTTGCTTATTTACACCATGATTGCAAGCCCAGAATCTTTCACCGTGACATAAAATCAAATAATATCCTGCTTGATGACAACTTTGAAGCTCATGTTGGTGATTTTGGACTCGCTAAAGTGATTGATATGCCCCATTCAAAATCCATGTCAGCCATTGCTGGATCCTATGGCTACATTGCCCCAG AATATGCATATACCATGAAAGTTACCGAGAAGTCTGACATCTATAGCTACGGGGTGGTTCTACTGGAGCTGCTAACCGGAAAAGCACCGGTTCAGCCGATAGACCAAGGTGGGGATGTGGTGAGTTGGGTAAGGAGTTACATAAGAAGAGATGCATTGTCCTCTGGAGTTCTTGATGCTCGGTTAAAGCTAGAAGACGAGAGAATCGTCTCTCATATGCTCAATGTGTTGAAGATAGCATTGCTTTGCACGAGTGTGTCTCCCGTCGCGAGGCCATCGATGCGACAAGTTGTCCTCATGCTTATTGAGTCAGATAGACAGGAAGGAGACGAACACACGGATACAGATTGA